In Candidatus Promineifilum breve, one genomic interval encodes:
- a CDS encoding DUF402 domain-containing protein produces the protein MSDPTFDFTVYKLDHTGHEVWQYPARVLERGLNHVRLEAYFNRDDMDLGYTVFKRGDRFIETFYAERWYNVFAVHDRDDGALKGWYCNVCRPAEISEAAVRCDDLALDVWVSPAGEVTVLDEDEFAALPLAEHERRPALEALQSLLADANSGRLPR, from the coding sequence ATGAGCGACCCCACCTTCGATTTCACCGTCTACAAGCTGGATCATACCGGCCATGAGGTGTGGCAATATCCGGCCCGTGTGCTCGAACGCGGTCTAAACCACGTCCGGCTGGAGGCGTATTTCAATCGCGACGACATGGATTTGGGCTATACCGTCTTCAAGCGCGGTGACCGCTTCATCGAGACGTTTTACGCCGAGCGCTGGTACAACGTCTTCGCCGTCCATGACCGCGACGACGGCGCGCTGAAGGGCTGGTATTGCAATGTCTGTCGCCCGGCGGAGATCAGCGAGGCGGCCGTGCGCTGCGACGATCTGGCACTGGACGTGTGGGTTTCGCCGGCCGGGGAAGTGACGGTGCTGGACGAGGACGAATTCGCCGCCCTGCCGCTGGCCGAGCATGAACGCCGGCCGGCGCTTGAGGCGCTACAGTCGTTGCTGGCCGATGCCAACAGCGGCCGGCTGCCGCGTTAG
- a CDS encoding DUF4126 domain-containing protein: MIEAISGLSAAFGLSGSAGLNAYIPLLLVALAARFPMSDPLVELQAPYDLIGSWWAIGLLAVLLVVEMVADKIPAVDTVNDGINTIVRPAAGAILFAGSANVITDIHPILALGAGLLVAGGVHATKTAARPVVTVTTAGVGNPIVSIIEDVVALVVSLLAIVLPIIAALLMGAFLILVIVLMRRWRRRKMLA, encoded by the coding sequence ATGATTGAAGCGATCAGTGGCCTGAGCGCCGCCTTTGGCCTGTCGGGTAGCGCGGGCCTCAACGCTTATATCCCTTTATTGTTGGTGGCCCTGGCGGCGCGGTTTCCCATGAGCGATCCGCTGGTCGAGTTGCAGGCGCCCTACGATTTAATCGGCAGTTGGTGGGCCATCGGCCTGCTGGCGGTGTTGCTGGTGGTCGAAATGGTGGCCGACAAGATTCCGGCGGTTGATACGGTCAACGACGGCATCAATACCATCGTGCGGCCCGCGGCCGGCGCCATCCTGTTCGCCGGCAGCGCCAACGTCATCACCGACATTCACCCGATCCTGGCGCTGGGGGCGGGGTTGCTGGTGGCCGGCGGGGTTCACGCGACGAAGACGGCCGCGCGGCCGGTGGTCACGGTCACCACGGCCGGCGTCGGCAATCCCATCGTCAGTATCATCGAGGACGTGGTGGCGTTGGTGGTGTCGTTGTTGGCGATTGTGCTGCCAATCATCGCCGCGCTGCTGATGGGGGCGTTCCTAATCTTGGTGATCGTGCTGATGCGGCGCTGGCGGCGGCGTAAGATGCTCGCTTAG
- a CDS encoding FAD binding domain-containing protein, producing MPQKPTEYYRPTNLDEALRLLRRPNTVPLAGGTALLATEAGITAAVVDLQNTGLDRLAWADDGRLLRVGAMARLADLDDWLAPLAELQGAAALLRDAIRRAGPNTYRNTATVGGIIASRLPASEFLAALLALDATISLRLPAAETITLAAYLADDERLPGLITEILVYWPGGAGAADRVARTPADQPIVAVVGWRPNGGAPRLAVTGIGPRPARLTTAESLVAAGQDEDAITAAADAARAAASHPGDFRGDAAYRAEMAAVLTRRVVQSL from the coding sequence ATGCCACAAAAACCAACCGAGTATTACCGGCCTACCAATCTGGATGAGGCCCTGCGACTTTTGCGCCGCCCCAACACCGTCCCGTTGGCCGGCGGCACCGCCCTGCTGGCGACCGAGGCGGGCATCACCGCCGCTGTCGTCGATCTGCAAAACACCGGCCTCGACCGGCTGGCCTGGGCCGACGACGGCCGCCTGCTGCGTGTCGGCGCGATGGCGCGGCTGGCCGACCTGGACGACTGGCTGGCCCCGCTGGCCGAGCTCCAAGGGGCGGCGGCGCTGCTGCGCGACGCCATCCGCCGCGCCGGGCCGAACACCTACCGCAACACGGCCACCGTGGGCGGCATCATCGCCTCGCGCCTGCCCGCTAGCGAGTTCCTGGCCGCCCTGCTGGCCCTCGACGCCACCATCAGCCTGCGCCTGCCCGCCGCCGAGACGATCACCCTGGCCGCCTATCTGGCCGACGACGAGCGGCTGCCGGGCCTGATCACCGAGATTCTGGTCTATTGGCCGGGCGGCGCGGGCGCGGCCGACCGCGTGGCCCGCACCCCGGCCGATCAGCCCATCGTCGCCGTGGTCGGCTGGCGGCCCAATGGCGGCGCGCCACGCCTGGCGGTCACCGGCATCGGCCCGCGGCCGGCGCGCCTGACAACCGCCGAGTCGCTCGTGGCCGCCGGGCAGGATGAAGACGCGATCACCGCCGCGGCCGACGCCGCCCGCGCCGCCGCCAGCCATCCCGGCGACTTCCGCGGCGACGCCGCCTATCGAGCCGAGATGGCCGCCGTGCTGACCCGCCGCGTGGTGCAATCCCTGTAG
- a CDS encoding glycosyltransferase family 4 protein: MIYLDVSAAVHSKAGLGRYSERLAAALIAHEPGRYGLFYNRGGAGRFPDGLPAATPQRAVNLGYKPWRMAVLLGHLGRLPFNRLVPDAELFHSTEHLLLPLRGVPTVLTVHDLIFKQFPDYHKRLNYWYLNQAMPLYCARATAIIAVSEASKRDLVQYYGVDPAKVTVVYEAAAAHFTPPTPAGIDHVRRQYNLPLRFLLHLGTIEPRKNLLRLLDAFQIVRRSWPDLHLLLAGGRGWLFDDFFARIEAEGLGDVVRPLGWVADEDLPGIIGAAALAVQPSLYEGFGLPILEHMACGQVVAASDAGSHPEVGGAAAAYFDPMDVAGMAGTIARLLTDRDEYAQRRALGLEQAARFSWARAAAETTAIYDRLLGR; the protein is encoded by the coding sequence ATGATCTACCTCGACGTCTCGGCCGCCGTCCACAGCAAGGCCGGTCTCGGCCGCTATAGCGAACGGCTGGCCGCGGCGCTCATCGCCCATGAACCGGGCCGCTACGGGCTGTTCTACAATCGCGGCGGCGCGGGCCGTTTCCCCGACGGGCTGCCTGCCGCCACACCACAACGCGCCGTGAATCTGGGCTACAAGCCGTGGCGCATGGCCGTGCTGCTGGGCCATCTCGGCCGCCTGCCCTTCAACCGCCTCGTGCCTGATGCGGAGTTGTTCCACAGCACCGAGCATCTGCTGTTGCCGTTGCGCGGCGTGCCCACGGTGCTGACCGTCCACGACCTGATCTTCAAGCAGTTCCCCGACTACCACAAGCGGCTCAACTACTGGTATCTGAACCAGGCCATGCCCCTCTACTGCGCCCGGGCCACGGCCATCATCGCCGTATCGGAGGCGAGCAAGCGCGATCTCGTCCAGTATTACGGCGTCGATCCGGCTAAAGTGACGGTTGTGTATGAGGCCGCCGCTGCCCACTTCACCCCCCCCACCCCGGCCGGGATCGACCACGTTCGCCGCCAGTACAACCTGCCCCTGCGCTTCCTCCTGCACCTGGGCACCATCGAGCCGCGCAAGAACCTCCTGCGCCTGCTCGACGCCTTCCAGATTGTCCGCCGTTCCTGGCCGGATTTGCACCTCCTCCTGGCTGGGGGGCGGGGCTGGTTGTTCGACGACTTCTTCGCCCGCATCGAGGCCGAGGGGCTGGGCGATGTGGTGCGCCCGCTGGGCTGGGTGGCCGATGAAGACCTGCCGGGGATCATCGGCGCGGCGGCGTTGGCCGTGCAGCCCAGTCTCTATGAGGGCTTCGGCCTGCCCATCCTGGAGCACATGGCCTGCGGCCAGGTCGTGGCCGCCAGCGACGCCGGCAGCCACCCCGAGGTCGGCGGCGCGGCGGCGGCCTACTTCGACCCGATGGACGTGGCGGGCATGGCCGGCACGATTGCCCGGCTGCTCACCGACCGCGACGAGTATGCCCAGCGCCGCGCGTTGGGATTGGAACAGGCGGCCCGCTTCAGTTGGGCGCGGGCCGCGGCCGAGACGACGGCCATCTATGACCGCCTGCTCGGCAGGTGA
- a CDS encoding S8 family serine peptidase, with protein sequence MPPFSRHTSLMLKTFLAFSLVLLLAAARAMSSAAMPDAADQTSWPEVALPAALSLEAVEPVTPAHPKLDAALAELATARDRSAAATAAGLRYEDGRVQAHLIVRPGDEAAARVAVVAAGGAVSGAYGDTLQVWLPPAAVTELAALAVVDAIRAPDLAVLAEDEALAAVSEGVAAANADTWHTAGWRGQGVRVAVIDGGFQGYPARLGSDLPAQITVKNFVDGQPDSEVNATTAHGTACAEIVHDMAPQAELFLLKISTNVDLSEAVDYAISQGVDVISTSLTFTNASPGDGTGQFATMAQEARNAGILWVTAAGNYRETHWSGGFVDSDGDGLHEYAPDVEVNVFGPGNGNAYLIPAGVALTPSIRWNDWTEVDQDLRLLLFRYNGSIFEIVGSSNSPQTGLPSQRPTERISYVTGGAAAIYGVAIQRISGSRALHLHLLTPNRELDRRVPAMSLGGLADVAAVMTTAAVDVDVPFVREEYSSEGPINGPGGAPNGGARKPDITAFANVSTASYGARGFNGTSAATPHVAGAAAQLLSAYAMPAPGEVQDYLQSNAVDQGTTGPDTQYGYGRLLLGVPPGPANYDYHSFIPSVLVQP encoded by the coding sequence ATGCCACCGTTTTCACGCCATACTTCGCTGATGCTCAAGACGTTTTTAGCCTTCTCACTCGTCCTGTTGCTGGCCGCCGCCCGCGCCATGTCGTCGGCAGCCATGCCCGACGCCGCCGATCAGACCAGTTGGCCGGAGGTCGCCCTGCCCGCCGCGCTGAGTTTAGAGGCCGTGGAACCGGTGACGCCCGCCCATCCCAAGCTCGACGCCGCGCTGGCCGAACTGGCGACGGCGCGCGACCGCTCGGCCGCGGCCACCGCCGCCGGGCTGCGCTATGAGGACGGCCGGGTGCAGGCCCATCTCATCGTCCGGCCGGGCGACGAGGCCGCCGCGCGCGTGGCCGTGGTCGCCGCCGGGGGCGCGGTCAGCGGCGCCTATGGCGATACGTTACAGGTCTGGCTACCGCCGGCAGCAGTGACGGAACTAGCCGCCCTAGCCGTGGTTGATGCCATTCGCGCCCCCGATCTGGCCGTTTTGGCCGAGGATGAGGCCCTGGCGGCCGTCAGCGAGGGGGTGGCCGCCGCCAACGCCGACACCTGGCACACGGCCGGCTGGCGCGGCCAGGGCGTGCGCGTGGCCGTCATCGATGGCGGCTTCCAGGGCTACCCGGCCCGCCTCGGCAGCGATTTGCCGGCCCAGATTACGGTCAAGAACTTCGTCGACGGCCAGCCCGACTCCGAAGTGAACGCCACCACAGCCCACGGCACGGCCTGCGCCGAGATCGTCCACGACATGGCCCCCCAAGCCGAACTATTTTTGCTGAAGATCAGCACCAACGTTGACCTGAGCGAGGCGGTCGATTACGCCATCAGCCAGGGGGTGGACGTGATCTCCACGTCGCTGACCTTCACCAATGCCTCGCCCGGCGACGGCACGGGCCAGTTTGCGACGATGGCTCAGGAAGCGCGCAATGCCGGCATTTTGTGGGTCACGGCCGCCGGCAATTACCGCGAGACCCACTGGAGCGGCGGCTTCGTCGATAGCGACGGCGACGGCCTGCATGAATACGCGCCCGATGTGGAGGTCAACGTCTTCGGTCCGGGCAACGGCAACGCCTATCTCATCCCGGCCGGCGTGGCCCTGACGCCGTCGATTCGCTGGAACGATTGGACGGAGGTCGATCAGGACTTGCGCTTGCTGTTATTTCGCTACAATGGCTCAATATTCGAGATCGTCGGCAGCAGCAACAGCCCGCAAACCGGCCTGCCCAGCCAGCGGCCGACCGAGCGCATCAGCTACGTCACCGGCGGCGCGGCGGCCATCTATGGCGTCGCCATCCAGCGCATCAGCGGCAGCCGGGCTCTCCATCTGCATCTGCTGACGCCCAACCGCGAGTTGGACCGCCGCGTCCCGGCCATGAGCCTGGGCGGTCTGGCCGACGTGGCGGCGGTGATGACCACGGCCGCCGTTGACGTGGACGTGCCCTTCGTGCGCGAGGAGTACAGCTCCGAGGGGCCGATCAATGGGCCGGGCGGCGCGCCCAATGGCGGCGCGCGCAAGCCCGACATCACCGCCTTCGCCAATGTCTCCACCGCCAGCTACGGCGCGCGGGGCTTCAACGGCACGTCGGCGGCCACGCCCCACGTGGCCGGGGCGGCGGCGCAACTGCTGAGCGCCTACGCGATGCCCGCGCCGGGCGAGGTGCAGGATTACCTGCAAAGCAACGCCGTCGATCAGGGCACGACCGGGCCGGACACCCAATACGGCTACGGCCGGTTGTTGCTGGGCGTGCCGCCCGGCCCGGCGAACTACGACTACCACTCGTTTATCCCTTCGGTGCTCGTCCAGCCCTAA
- a CDS encoding protein O-mannosyl-transferase family, translated as MRKRIGPARLALLLLLLIPVAYGLTLARSVVYGDPTEYTFVAHMLGIAHPPGYAFFTLLGKLFQTLVPIGEVAGRMHLLAATAATVAALFAGGTVREVSRTLFNPPVGAGTDGAPRPQPTPTTPMPWGTVAGIFAALTVAFGVNFWQHAIHANPHIVTAAFLAANLYCLTRWAAGGAADRRWLFAFAFAAGLGITHHPLTVMSFPAYAVFILLARPRILREGRTLLGLIACALLGLAVWLYFPLRSAMQPAFGPATMNTLSGFLDHVLARGLSESLPFFGAADIPARALVFWTILRLQYALPVIFLALLGLLWPAAERRLMPGAARHPVPAWKFALLYALAFLGNYAFVMSLRAQDIMAYLLGPLLIVGLLAGIGLYGLLTLTGARLRLPATAVAGLAAALFLLGPGLQLARNGPRVSLRHYTEAADYAAAVFDRFTSTGEGATLLNDWEHMTPLWYAQFVEERWPDAADVRPVLVSTAQPWLESVFATLPGGPVYLSNYRREIVDAGFRLRPAGPFYQVVEPGDKSLPDGLTLIEGESGAAVEIVAYDLPQRDVAAGEFVPLTLALRAPAGTADFYVPFIRVGDLSFEPTTDSHLTSPTWLPGEIIVERFDFALPHDLADGVYPVAVGLKNLSANTVGETFFPLGDLNVTGRATPPAYDFLLANFRQRVGLVSATARVGRERRAALWDEPLPARPGDTVHLLLQWQALARAEESYTVFVHLIDAGNAPLVALDYTPLGGSAPTHLWIPKWLPGQRLLDPYRMKLPDDLAPGTYYIEVGLYDMVGRRRLHMADDVGNTIGDRLILGAVVVD; from the coding sequence ATGCGCAAGCGGATTGGCCCGGCGCGCCTGGCGCTTCTCTTGTTGCTGCTCATCCCGGTTGCCTATGGGTTGACGCTGGCGCGGTCGGTCGTCTACGGCGATCCGACGGAGTACACCTTCGTCGCCCACATGCTGGGCATCGCCCACCCGCCGGGCTATGCCTTCTTTACGCTGCTGGGCAAGCTGTTCCAGACGCTGGTGCCCATCGGCGAGGTGGCCGGGCGAATGCACCTGCTGGCGGCCACGGCGGCCACGGTCGCGGCCCTGTTCGCCGGCGGCACGGTGCGCGAGGTGTCGCGCACGCTGTTCAATCCGCCTGTCGGCGCGGGTACAGACGGCGCGCCTCGGCCGCAGCCCACCCCAACAACCCCAATGCCCTGGGGGACGGTCGCCGGCATCTTCGCCGCGCTGACGGTGGCCTTCGGCGTCAACTTCTGGCAGCACGCCATTCACGCCAACCCCCACATCGTCACCGCCGCCTTCCTGGCCGCCAACCTCTATTGCCTGACCCGCTGGGCGGCGGGCGGCGCGGCCGACCGGCGTTGGCTGTTCGCTTTCGCTTTCGCCGCCGGGCTGGGCATCACCCACCATCCGCTGACGGTCATGTCCTTCCCGGCCTATGCCGTCTTCATCCTGCTGGCCCGGCCGCGTATCCTGCGCGAGGGGCGCACCCTGCTGGGCCTGATCGCCTGCGCGCTGCTGGGGCTGGCCGTGTGGCTCTACTTTCCGCTACGCAGCGCCATGCAGCCCGCTTTCGGCCCGGCGACGATGAACACGCTGAGCGGTTTCCTCGACCACGTGCTGGCCCGCGGCCTCAGCGAAAGCCTGCCCTTCTTCGGCGCGGCCGACATCCCGGCGCGGGCGCTCGTCTTCTGGACCATCCTGCGCCTGCAATACGCCCTGCCGGTCATCTTTCTGGCGCTGTTGGGGCTGTTGTGGCCGGCGGCCGAGCGGCGGCTGATGCCCGGCGCGGCCCGCCATCCCGTCCCGGCCTGGAAGTTTGCCCTGCTCTACGCGCTGGCCTTCCTGGGCAACTACGCCTTCGTGATGAGCCTGCGGGCGCAGGACATCATGGCCTACCTGCTGGGGCCGCTGCTCATCGTCGGCTTGCTGGCCGGTATCGGTCTATATGGCTTGCTGACGTTGACCGGGGCGCGGCTGCGGCTACCGGCGACAGCCGTGGCGGGGCTGGCGGCGGCCCTGTTCCTGCTCGGCCCCGGCCTGCAATTGGCCCGCAACGGCCCGCGCGTTTCGCTGCGTCATTACACCGAGGCGGCCGATTACGCCGCCGCCGTCTTCGACCGCTTCACCAGCACGGGCGAGGGGGCCACGCTGCTCAACGATTGGGAGCACATGACCCCGCTGTGGTACGCCCAATTTGTCGAGGAACGCTGGCCGGACGCGGCCGACGTGCGGCCGGTGCTCGTCTCCACCGCCCAACCGTGGCTGGAGAGCGTCTTTGCCACGTTGCCGGGCGGGCCGGTCTATCTGAGCAACTACCGGCGCGAAATCGTCGATGCCGGTTTCCGCCTGCGGCCCGCCGGCCCGTTCTATCAGGTGGTCGAGCCGGGGGACAAGAGCCTGCCCGACGGCCTGACCCTGATCGAGGGCGAAAGCGGCGCGGCGGTAGAGATCGTGGCCTACGACCTGCCCCAGCGCGACGTGGCCGCCGGTGAGTTCGTGCCCCTGACGCTGGCCCTGCGCGCCCCGGCGGGCACGGCCGACTTCTACGTGCCCTTCATTCGCGTCGGCGACCTCAGCTTCGAGCCGACGACCGACAGCCACTTGACTAGCCCCACCTGGCTGCCGGGCGAGATCATCGTGGAGCGCTTCGATTTCGCCCTGCCCCATGACCTGGCCGATGGCGTCTATCCGGTGGCGGTCGGTCTGAAGAATCTGAGCGCCAACACGGTCGGCGAAACATTTTTCCCGCTGGGCGATTTGAATGTGACCGGCCGGGCAACGCCGCCGGCCTACGATTTCCTGCTGGCGAACTTCCGCCAGCGCGTGGGGCTGGTGTCGGCCACGGCGCGGGTGGGGCGCGAGCGGCGCGCGGCGTTGTGGGACGAGCCGCTGCCCGCCCGGCCGGGCGACACGGTGCATTTGCTATTGCAATGGCAGGCTCTGGCGCGGGCCGAGGAGAGCTACACCGTCTTCGTCCACCTCATCGACGCCGGCAATGCGCCGCTGGTGGCGCTCGATTACACGCCGCTGGGCGGCTCCGCGCCGACGCATCTGTGGATTCCCAAATGGCTGCCCGGCCAGCGCTTGCTCGACCCATACCGGATGAAACTGCCGGACGATCTGGCCCCCGGCACCTACTACATCGAGGTCGGCCTCTACGATATGGTCGGCCGTCGCCGCCTGCACATGGCCGACGACGTGGGCAATACCATCGGCGACCGGTTGATTTTGGGGGCGGTAGTGGTGGATTGA
- a CDS encoding uroporphyrinogen decarboxylase family protein, which translates to MANWTKRKRLEATIAGEAVDRPPVALWRHWPGDDQDAAALAAAHLQWQANYDWDVVKVGPASSYSVADWGVEDRWEGHIEGTRHTTRYPVASPSDWAALQPLDPGRGMLAVQIDALRHVGEGLRGETPFIATIFSPLSMAKHLAGNETMLSHMRHSPDAFHAGLATLTESIVRFVDAARAVGISGIYYAVQHAAYPLLSRDEFDTFGRPYDLRILESAADLWCNVVHLHGSAVMFDRVADYPTAFLNWHDRDAGISLAEGLAQTRAAASGGVSQWTIHQDGPANTLTEAADARAQTGDRRLLLSTGCVIMTTTPLRNIRALRAAVEKS; encoded by the coding sequence ATGGCAAACTGGACTAAACGCAAACGACTGGAAGCGACCATCGCCGGCGAGGCGGTCGACCGGCCGCCGGTGGCGCTGTGGCGGCATTGGCCGGGCGACGACCAGGACGCTGCCGCGCTGGCCGCCGCCCATCTGCAATGGCAGGCCAATTATGATTGGGATGTGGTCAAGGTCGGCCCGGCCAGCAGCTACTCGGTGGCCGATTGGGGCGTGGAAGACCGCTGGGAAGGGCACATCGAGGGCACGCGCCACACGACCCGCTATCCGGTAGCCTCGCCGAGCGATTGGGCGGCGTTACAACCGCTCGACCCCGGCCGGGGGATGCTGGCCGTGCAGATCGACGCCCTGCGCCACGTCGGCGAAGGGCTGCGCGGCGAGACGCCGTTCATCGCCACCATCTTCTCGCCCCTGTCGATGGCCAAACATCTGGCCGGTAACGAGACGATGCTCAGCCACATGCGCCACAGCCCCGACGCCTTTCATGCCGGGCTGGCGACACTGACGGAGAGTATCGTCCGCTTCGTGGACGCCGCCCGCGCCGTGGGCATCAGCGGCATCTACTACGCCGTGCAGCACGCCGCCTATCCCCTGCTCAGCCGCGACGAGTTCGATACCTTCGGCCGCCCCTACGACTTACGCATTCTGGAGAGCGCCGCCGACCTGTGGTGCAACGTCGTCCACCTGCACGGCTCGGCGGTCATGTTCGACCGCGTGGCCGACTATCCGACGGCGTTCCTTAACTGGCACGACCGCGACGCCGGTATCTCGCTGGCCGAGGGGCTGGCCCAGACGCGGGCCGCGGCCAGCGGCGGCGTGTCGCAGTGGACGATCCACCAGGACGGCCCGGCCAACACATTGACCGAGGCGGCCGACGCCCGCGCCCAGACCGGCGACCGGCGGCTGCTGCTCTCCACCGGCTGCGTCATTATGACCACCACGCCGCTACGCAACATCCGCGCCCTGCGCGCGGCGGTTGAGAAGAGTTAA
- the queG gene encoding tRNA epoxyqueuosine(34) reductase QueG — translation MESSPESLTAALKEQTRALGFNRAGVIPAGPARRLDAYLRWVAAGQHGEMGYMARPDRLARRHDPGLILPGVRSVVVVGLDYHTADLPPDVAADPSRGRISNYAWGVDYHEIMTPRLEALADWLRRQPGAGDVSSRVYVDTGAILERDHGETAGLGFTGKNTLLINPRRGSWFFLGVLLTTQVLAYDPPPAERPPLPGCGRCTRCLSACPTAAFPAPYVLDARRCISYLTIELKSWIPLELRPLLGNWVYGCDVCQAVCPFNRFARPTGEPAFYPVALDAAAPPLLELLALDEESFARRFTDSPIRRIKRDRLVRNACVAAGNWGSLAAVPPLVALLADGSPLVRGHAAWALRRIGGEPAHAALAAALASEDSEAVRREIKGEDF, via the coding sequence ATGGAATCGTCGCCTGAAAGCCTGACGGCCGCACTCAAGGAACAGACGCGGGCATTAGGCTTCAACCGCGCCGGTGTCATTCCCGCCGGCCCGGCCCGCCGCCTCGACGCCTATCTGCGCTGGGTCGCCGCCGGCCAGCACGGCGAGATGGGCTACATGGCCCGGCCGGATCGCCTGGCCCGCCGCCACGACCCCGGCCTCATCCTGCCCGGCGTGCGCTCGGTCGTGGTCGTGGGGCTGGATTACCATACCGCCGACTTGCCGCCGGACGTCGCTGCCGACCCGTCGCGCGGCCGTATCTCCAACTACGCCTGGGGCGTCGATTACCACGAGATCATGACCCCGCGGCTGGAAGCATTAGCCGATTGGCTGCGGCGGCAGCCCGGCGCGGGCGATGTCAGCAGCCGCGTCTACGTCGATACCGGGGCCATCCTGGAGCGCGACCACGGCGAGACGGCCGGGCTGGGCTTCACCGGCAAGAACACGTTGCTCATCAATCCCCGGCGCGGCTCGTGGTTCTTCCTGGGCGTGTTGCTGACGACGCAAGTGCTGGCCTATGACCCGCCACCGGCCGAGCGCCCGCCGCTGCCCGGCTGCGGCCGTTGTACGCGCTGCCTGTCGGCCTGCCCCACGGCGGCCTTCCCCGCGCCCTACGTGCTCGACGCGCGGCGCTGCATCTCCTATCTGACCATCGAACTGAAGAGCTGGATTCCGCTGGAACTGCGCCCGCTCCTGGGCAACTGGGTCTACGGCTGCGACGTCTGCCAGGCGGTGTGCCCGTTCAACCGCTTTGCCCGGCCGACCGGCGAACCGGCATTCTACCCGGTCGCCCTGGACGCCGCCGCGCCGCCGCTGCTGGAACTGCTCGCTTTAGACGAAGAATCATTCGCCCGGCGCTTTACCGATAGCCCCATCCGCCGCATCAAGCGCGACCGGCTGGTGCGCAACGCCTGTGTGGCCGCGGGCAATTGGGGGAGCTTGGCGGCCGTGCCGCCGCTGGTCGCGCTGCTGGCCGACGGCTCGCCCCTGGTGCGCGGCCACGCCGCCTGGGCCTTGCGCCGCATTGGCGGCGAACCGGCCCACGCCGCCCTGGCCGCGGCCCTCGCCAGTGAAGATAGTGAAGCCGTGCGGCGAGAAATCAAGGGCGAAGATTTTTAA
- a CDS encoding STAS domain-containing protein, whose product MAESIVNIEVEDLKRVELVKVNGRIDSSNAAEFDNVLKEVVGRKHNVVLEMSGVDYISSAGLRAMIALLRECKKHKGNVRLANPSERVVEVLALAGLDSLFDVYDSEAAAVGSF is encoded by the coding sequence ATGGCCGAATCAATCGTCAATATCGAAGTCGAAGATCTGAAGCGTGTGGAGTTGGTGAAGGTCAATGGCCGCATCGACAGCAGCAACGCCGCCGAGTTCGACAACGTGCTGAAGGAAGTCGTCGGGCGCAAGCACAACGTGGTGCTGGAGATGAGCGGCGTCGATTACATCAGCAGCGCCGGGTTGCGGGCCATGATCGCCTTGCTGCGCGAGTGCAAGAAGCACAAGGGCAACGTGCGGCTGGCGAACCCGTCGGAGCGCGTCGTCGAGGTGCTGGCCCTGGCCGGTCTGGACTCGTTGTTCGACGTTTACGATAGCGAGGCCGCCGCCGTCGGCAGCTTCTAG
- a CDS encoding ATP-binding protein, whose product MGKEHVLTVPGRYKEIKRICEFIAAGAAKAGFDEATIFHMELCCDEASTNIIEHAYGQEGAGDIVISYSVSSDDFTIVMRDNGEAFDPGAVPPPPAFAHNTASADELTSKLRIGGLGLHFIRNLMDEVHFTSDQRQGNRLTMVKKLNAQ is encoded by the coding sequence ATGGGCAAAGAACACGTACTGACCGTTCCCGGACGCTATAAAGAGATCAAGCGGATCTGCGAGTTCATCGCCGCCGGGGCCGCCAAGGCCGGGTTCGACGAAGCGACGATCTTCCACATGGAGTTGTGCTGCGACGAAGCCTCGACCAACATCATCGAACATGCCTACGGCCAGGAAGGCGCCGGCGACATCGTCATCAGCTACTCCGTCAGTAGCGACGACTTCACCATTGTCATGCGCGACAACGGCGAGGCGTTTGATCCCGGCGCGGTGCCGCCGCCGCCGGCCTTTGCCCATAACACCGCCTCGGCCGATGAACTGACCAGCAAGTTGCGTATCGGCGGCCTGGGATTGCACTTTATCCGCAATCTCATGGATGAGGTTCATTTCACGTCCGATCAGCGGCAGGGTAACCGGCTGACCATGGTCAAGAAACTCAACGCGCAGTGA
- a CDS encoding STAS domain-containing protein yields the protein MSVWQEKLPHDVWMIGVSGRLDQTLNPKLEETLDALLEDGHYHLVVDLSETTYINSGGLRCLVSAWRRAKANEGSLALCGLNDRLQEIFAMVGFDKVFQIHTDCAEARTRVRPQPRP from the coding sequence ATGAGTGTGTGGCAGGAGAAACTCCCCCATGACGTCTGGATGATCGGCGTCAGCGGCCGGCTCGATCAGACGCTCAACCCCAAGCTGGAAGAGACGCTCGACGCGTTACTCGAGGACGGCCACTACCATCTCGTCGTCGATCTGAGCGAGACCACCTACATCAATAGCGGCGGCCTGCGCTGCCTGGTCAGCGCCTGGCGGCGGGCCAAGGCCAATGAGGGATCATTGGCCCTGTGCGGCCTCAATGACCGGCTGCAAGAGATATTTGCCATGGTCGGCTTCGATAAGGTCTTCCAAATTCACACCGATTGCGCCGAGGCACGCACCCGCGTCCGCCCCCAGCCGCGCCCGTAG